The Triticum aestivum cultivar Chinese Spring unplaced genomic scaffold, IWGSC CS RefSeq v2.1 scaffold270894, whole genome shotgun sequence genome contains the following window.
ATCCATCCTCCTCGTCATGCCAGCCGGTCATGACATCGACCACTCTTCTCCAATCCATGGGAGGCAACGATCACCATCCGTCTTATCTCCTCGATGGCTTCCCTACTTTCTGCCCTTCCATGCCCCTAATGTCGCCACAGCCACCACCGGAGAACGGCACCAGCTGTCATGACGCCAACCAGCCATCGCAGATGCTGGCCACGGATGAGCAAGCGGCGGCGGCTCATCACCAGCAAGATCCAAGCACCATTGCTAAGAAGCGAGAGGAAAGGGACAGGGCCAAGCAAAGgtacaacgagaagaagaagaacagaaaGTAAGTCTAAATTATTATTTTCATTTGACAACTCTTTTATATGCAGAtgtcttttttttttgcaattgGTTCGAGCTTGAGTTTAAATTTGATGCAAGTCTAAGTTTATTTTTTGTTTGCAACTGATGCAAGTTTGACTTTAAATTTCAATTTGGATGAATTTTGCAGGTTCTGCAAGCAGATTATGTACGCCTCCCGCAAAGCGAGGGCGGACACGCGGAAGCGGGTCAAGGGCAGATTCGCAAAGGCTAGCAATGAACACCAACACATACTACACTCAGATGCAGCATAAATTCATAAGCGATTAGGTCGATTTTTtcgttctttttctccttttttccatTCGTTTTGCATATAGACAGTGCATATATACACAAAAAAGCAAACATTTTTTGTAGTTACATCTTCATTTTTTTATGTATAGTCAATCATGCCTAGGTAGACCACTCTTCTCCACACCACACAAATACAGTATACATAGCTCTAAATTTGTGGA
Protein-coding sequences here:
- the LOC123177100 gene encoding zinc finger protein CONSTANS-like, with amino-acid sequence MEDGPQICDASGTTTTIVGDQRGTSNSSFGCDDWSNACSTSGLENTNGVFVGHHSAGPSLPFEEQQQLPPSICQFLSSSYSCYNPSSSSCQPVMTSTTLLQSMGGNDHHPSYLLDGFPTFCPSMPLMSPQPPPENGTSCHDANQPSQMLATDEQAAAAHHQQDPSTIAKKREERDRAKQRYNEKKKNRKFCKQIMYASRKARADTRKRVKGRFAKASNEHQHILHSDAA